AGTGGTGGTCATCAACTGGCAGACCACAGTCCAGCTGCAGAGCTGTTATTATACAAATGATTTTGCCACCAATGTTgccactaaaaataataactgtgagAGGTGTGGCTAAACTGTCTCTGGGAGTCAGTGTTAGTCAAAACCACTTTGAATTCAAAAACCTAAAAAATATATACGGTATGTGTGTGCTGGGTTTTGATGCTTAGTTGAGGtagaaatgttaataatataagGAGATGCAATTAAAGAGTGATGATAACAGATTTTTCACATTAACTGTGATTGTATCAAGTATGTATTTCAGTGTCTTAATGATGGTCAGCATCTCGTGCCTTTTTCTGAAAAATATCCGTTAGCCATAGTTCGTGGGAACTTGCAGTGattcacattcttttttttctctacatttCAGAAATTTGATTCAAATGAAAGCTTCTTTTCAGACTGCCTTGTGAAAGACACTTTgtatgaaatagtttttctatATGTCTGCAGGGCCTTATGGACACACTATAAAGCAGTATTCTCCCTCGGGGAAGCTGCTGCAGGTGCTGGGAACAGCAGGGAAAGCCGGCTCTGGTCTCACTCCACTACAATTTGACCAGCCTGCTGAGATTTTCATCCACGACTCCACCAGAGAGATTTACATTGTGGATGGAGATGGAGGAATGAACAACCGGCTCATCAAACTGTCCCAAGGTGTTTTTTCTGTTCCTCGCTTGTTACATTGCTCAGTTATTCATAGTAATAATAACTTGATTTACTGTGTACTAGGAATGTTCACAGATATTCaagatatgcaaattagaagtGTTCATGCAGACAGTCAGAtataaagtgagaaaaaaaaaagagagagaatacattTCCAATCATTTTGACGATGGATTGATGGATTAATGATCTTGATGGTGGCAATGCATGTATATTTAATAACCTAACGATCAGTACAGATTTCtgcatatttattaaatcaGTAATTGAAAACACAGAAATTAACGTTCCACGCAACATgctgtgtgtcattttttttttttatgtttatatataaacatggaataaatatttattttcattccagaatttacatgaaattaaaagcagGGCACACTGAGCAATTCTGGCTTTAATATATGAAACTGAAATTGAAAAGTGagtaaaatactgaaaaaattaaaaatgaccaGTTACAATTCTGACAATAAaagcaacattaaatattaataaaagacaAATTGTATCAATTGAGTTTGCACTGCATTCTAAACTGTCATGTAAATGACCTTTTATGCTTTGGAGCATTAAAAATCAAAGGCAGTCTCAAAATCACTACTTTTTTTATAAGtatgttttttataaaatatttttataaaagtaaaagatTCCTGTACCACATAAACATAACCAACAGCTCGGCACTAATCTAcagacaatttttaaaaaatacataaatccCAAAAGAACTAAATGCAGAGACCTAAAAATTCTGTATGTGTGATATtcttatttttccaaatatcaGTACTCTGTTAGCAGCATTTTACATTAGTTGCAATTTCTCTTCAGGCACCTATCAGTATAATTACCTGCTCAAAGATAAAAATGTGGGAGCCTTTATAAacaggagtaaaaaaaatggtgtgAACCACCAACATCCAACTCATCACAGTCATGTTGCCAGTCAGTTCGGCTTTGGAGGAATACTGAAGGGAGGAgatgtatttatttgaatttttagtTTCAAATGATCTCCTACTAACTTTCCTCTAAAATCACTGACTGTCTTTAACTGGCAACAGCGTTGTGTTTGTTATTCTTAATTAAACCACGagctgttgaatgcttgattctgattggtcagaagggattgattaattttctataacagcagctctgatggtagTTCCAGCtgccaggtttatattaatacagcTCATTTTAGTACATTATCAtttgtatagtaacagcttatactGATTGTATGTAATCAAAGCATTAAtttgtgagatgtttatttagcatttttggaaggagtgttcagtgtcagcactttgtaacagtcagaggtaaatctgtaactttCAGTTTTCTGCCATCCCAAAGTCTTCAGTACAGCAGgcttttttgtttctctgtaacatgacaagctgcatttttttgtctttttaattgaGGGagctgagggaacgactgtttgtagctgttaaAAGTGATATCAGAAACTAACTTAAaagtatgtgtcattctttaattaataaaaaataatcattgtaaaaataatcattagcaaactgttgtggtataagtggcATAAAGCACTTTGGGATGTGATGCTCTAGGAGAATTTTGATTGATTGTGTGGTTTTTGTGTAGACTTGCAGATGGTGTGGATGCATGGTGAGAAAGGTGAGGGACCCTCGCAGTTCTACATCCCTCACAGTGTGGCTGTTGATAACTTTCAGAGGGTATGTCtccaaataatttataatcctcattttcccatcattcaTCCACAATATTGTTTTGAAACTGTCAGATACTATGGAAAAGCTGTATCACATCCGTTTGTGTTGCATGTCAGGTGTGGGTTGCAGACCGAGGAAATAAGCGGATTCAGGTGTTTAACTCTGTGACAGGGGACTGGCTGGGCTCATGGGGAAGCTGCTTCACAGACGATGCACCCTACTCCGTGAGGTAAGACAGGATCACTACCAGAGACATGATGATGACAAAACACTCAGCAGGTGGTCACATTTTAATTGATATTTTTCTTGCTGTTATAGACTATATGGTCTGTTTCACTGAGGTGATTGTTGCACATCTCAGTGGAAAGATATATGAATTTATAGAATTTGTTTACAACTCCCATGTTGACGTTAATTCAAGTAAACATTACGTTCCAGACAAGACGCAATAAATTATTGCTTCTCAGTTTTTCTTGCCAGAGGACCCACATTTATCCTTGATCATGTAGTCACAGGCTGAACGAACTTTCCAACCTTTAATTTATGTTGCTAGATGATGAAAATAGTCATGGGCTATGCCTTCATGGTCTAAATacaagaaacaaatgaaactgCACCAAGAACTAAAAGGCATTGTGCTTAAAATGCACAGCACCATGTATTATAGcatttttgataaatgatgTAATTTTAAAGACTATAAAATTTGAAAATCTAACCAAGGATGAGCATACCTGAATCTGGAAAGGTTTTCCAGGTTTTCCCAATGAGTTTAGTGAAATGTTagaaattctaacatttttggacCTATCTAATCTATATGAAGAAGGCCACAATTTTTATCATTCCCATTAGCAACTTGAAGCACAACacatttatgttttacagttaatattaacaCTACCTGAGGCATAATGATTACTGAAGGCATAGACCCCTGAAGTGTGTCTGCCTTCAGGAAAGTGCCCCATTAGGATCTGAGAGTTGCTAAACTGATTGTCTAAAGCCAATCGTCTGGATCATTTCCTAATAGTCACTTAGGAAATGAATGATTGCCTGTGATAGtgacacacattaaacacagtgTTACACTTCTTGTATCACAGTGTAATCATGGAGTATGGTTTAAGATCTGCATGCTTTAAGATGCAAAACTTGTATGTATTGTGTTCAAGTACAGTTAATTTTTGTCCACAGGCTCACCCCTGACCAGAAGTACCTTGTGGTTGCACAATTAAACACTAACCGTGTCACTCTGCTGGAGGCTCCACCTGTGGGAATTATTGGCCAGTGCAAAGTGGTGAGTTCCATCCAGCTGGCTGACGACATTAAACCTCACCTGGTGGACTTGGATCAGAAAACCGGAGTGCTTTATGTGGCAGAAATCGGAGCTCAGCAGGCTCAGAAGTTTGTACCGATCACATTCAGGAATAATGTCCTTTAAATCGGTGACTTCACCTGCTCAGAGTGAGGTGTTTTGAAGGAAATACAAGATAATTTAAACTTGGCATCATTTGGATTAACATTTGATAAAGGAGTAAACCCTTATATCATATTTGGGTtaaatattatactgtaataatatttgtaaaaaatattttccgGATGCCAGATGTAAGCTGAAAAAAGTGCACTTTATTTTAGTATGAGGGATGATCAGAATACTTTGTTTGCAGTTGTATGTAATACAGGATGTCTGTGCAGGTGAATGTTTTggctggaataaaaaaaaaatcattttcaacatAAAAGTACGTATTTAAGTATGAATTCAGGCACAAAAGTGTTCTGAACTGTAAGCATAATTACAACATCTTGCTTGATGTTGAGTGCTTCCAGGTGCTTTTGAATGTGACTGTAACTGTATTTGCCATGTCTTTTTGCATGAAGCCAGTCTGTAATGCTTTACCTTGTGTTATAAcaatttaatgttattgtgcTTCTGCTGTAATTCTTGTTTGTTCTGTGAAAGTCTgtgatttgtaaaataatatggATCGACATGCCACTATATAACTTGTTTTTATCCATCTTGAAAATCACAGACTGGGCTGTCTGTAAgagacattttcttctttttttaagagtTATTTTAAGTATGTTGCTAGTAAATGTATGTGGGCTTGTGACCAATATTGCCTAAGGTTTATGTGTAAATGAAAATTCACATGGAGTTTACCGTCCTCAAATTTTTAAagtagttatttttatttgagaCTCTAATTATTAAGTTAGTCAACTTTTCACTACATTTTTAATGGACACTTACAGAGCTCATTACAAGGGGGCCAAatatgtgatgatgatgatgatgatgatgataataataataataataataataataataataataataataatatctattATTGTTACAAATTGTCATTGagcagttttttgtttgttttgtaggtGTTGATGTGTACATTTGTAATgtgaatcaatcaatcaactaATCAATGTAGCAAAAAAGAATCATGTTTCTACACTCAGTGTTAATGCAACTGACTAGTTTAGATTTTTCTGTAGTGTACAAATGTAAAGGGGCAAACATGCCCAAAGTACCTAAAGTAACTGTCATTTGTCTTTACTGGAAAATAACTATTGTGggattaaatcattattttcaaaCCAAAGCTTCCTTTACGGCTGTAAATGTCAATACTCATCTGTCAATACAATGCTCAACTGAGATGTCttattactgtgtgtttgtctatgtACATTACACACACCATGTTTATACACGATCTTCTATAGTTAACGTATTTGATGTACACtcattgtccactttattaggaacaccaaa
This is a stretch of genomic DNA from Pangasianodon hypophthalmus isolate fPanHyp1 chromosome 17, fPanHyp1.pri, whole genome shotgun sequence. It encodes these proteins:
- the LOC113543443 gene encoding NHL repeat-containing protein 3: MKKKSQLCFISSAMAIIFLVMFVMYSTLNSHYVASGRKRDFSIVGRTLYKLDVSWPKYSEHFTGEVFGVAVDHLAGVVYVAQRGENIPKVLVFSTDGDFLQAWNTSTLEMPHGIFLANASSAPSVWITDVGNGPYGHTIKQYSPSGKLLQVLGTAGKAGSGLTPLQFDQPAEIFIHDSTREIYIVDGDGGMNNRLIKLSQDLQMVWMHGEKGEGPSQFYIPHSVAVDNFQRVWVADRGNKRIQVFNSVTGDWLGSWGSCFTDDAPYSVRLTPDQKYLVVAQLNTNRVTLLEAPPVGIIGQCKVVSSIQLADDIKPHLVDLDQKTGVLYVAEIGAQQAQKFVPITFRNNVL